AGAAGACAGTTCATGGAATGTATGATGTGCAGAAAGCTTGTGTTACAATGTGCAATGCTGTTGACTGATCGATCACAAGTAACGGTCAGGCATATTTTATGAACAATTACTTcaattcattgattcattgattgctAGAGTGGAAAACTAATGTAACATGTCAGCTGGTTTAtgcaaataatgaataaatttgGGAGTTCTCTATAGAAATTTGCatcttttcatccatccatccattcattcattcattcattcaaatggaGGATTCCTTCGTTATCAAGTTTTATTCATACAAACAGTTTTTCTTATTCACCCACATTCTGTTGTATTATGGCGGGCTCATGTACCGCAAGAAAATAAGTGAGATATACAGAAGTTTAACAAAAGTTTATATAAGACATGCTATATAACACGAGTAGCAGCATGGCGTTCGGCAGAAATCCAGGCGTCGTCCACGTCTGCTAGGGAAAGTGAACGCACCCCCAGTGAATCGACAGGCGGGGTTAAGAAACCTGGTTATACCGACCAGGTGTTCCCAGTTACTTGATGGTGATGCTGCTCAGCTGCGGATGTGGTATGGTGATGCATTTCGTGTTGACATTCTGGGTGGTGATGGCCTTCTCCAGTTTGTCCAGTTGTCCCGTCTTATTCAGCGTCTtcaccaacacaacacaaatgtaGACAACTATTCAGAGTGTACGGCAAATATTGTGTTCACTTACAACTGATATTAAAGGTCAAAACTGAATGGACCAATAGGAGCACACACGTGTTCACAAGGATGCACATGGGCTTTTACTTGTAGTGTTGCTATATGTATGTTTCAACACATGTGGCTTCATTCTCTGGACACCAACACGTACGGTACATTTAAAGGTGaattacagttttgttttttgtcaaatgcTTTTGGTCAAATGCAGATGTTTTGTGAGTAACTGGTAAATATAAAGATGATTTGAAGTAATATAAAAGTTCACTTTGAGGACAGAAAATTCCGTGTGTGTTCTACAGCCCCCATAAAACAAGTGGCCACAGATTGGGGATTACAAATTGCGGGCCTGTCGTAAGGGATAAACCACAGGGATAAAGCGTTTCTCTGACCAGGCTCCCAGAATTAAGACGGGAGTGTAAGTGGAAAGTAAAAGTGAGGAGGACAATAACTTGTGGGGATCCATCTAAAGGTAGGACAcgattgtttttaaaaatgatctcATTGTCAAACTATGAAATGTTGTCTCTGTGTCAGACTTGTATTTTTCTCTGACTAACTTCCTGAGTAGAATGGAAGATAATAAAGGAAAGTATTCAGTTTAATCCACAACTTAACTTAAATATTTACCACAATAGAagtaaaatgcaaacacaaatcataacttaaaattcaatttatCTGATCCTATCATACTGATTTATGTAAATATTGAGGTATTCTGATATATTAACTTTATACTTGAAATTCAGTACACTTGAAATTCTGATTTGTAACCTTATTTCTGCCAACAGCAGCGATATGAGTGTTTTATCTGATTTAAGTCTGCAGGCATGTCTTCATGTCTGAAGTATCTCATAAGTTTTCTCTGTGTAATAAGACAGAAAACTAATTTGTTTCCAGCAAATGAGCAGCTTAAGCAGCTTGGTCACAGGCATTAGTTAGGCTTCCAAACAATGCACCCCACCCTGCTTTGGTCTCCCTCCCTCACAGATGCCTTTCTTTCTTCCGTAAGAGCATTAAGCAAATATTTCTCATGTGCCTGAAGCAGATCTATATTACAAGCACCTCTTTTGACTTCCTCTGTGAAAAAATCTCAGTGTACCCCACAAGTTATCTAAAATATTCAACGATTTAGACACAGAATTATATCAGATTCAGTCATGGGGACTCTTCTTttctcaatcaatcaacttttacttATATTGTGCATCCTCAgatatttcaaagtgctttaacagacagaaaaccaacacaaccccccagagcaagcataagcttCTGTTTTACATTCCATCCTCCAAAAATCAGATTTGGCACGTTGCCATTTGAAAACACTTgaccaaccttttttttttttttttttttagtgagcACAAAGTCATTTTAATCCAGGAAGCAGCATGGATACACATTTAATCTGCAATCTATTCAGGTAAGAATTGCCAATGCTGCGTTACATAATCTAATCGATTGGTAATACTGAAGatgtaaatacaatttttatcCTCCAAGCTTAAGCAtctagattttattttgtcaaatctGAATCCCTTCCGtcatcattttcttctgctttcccTTCTCTTTCAGAGAAAACGCTTGGTTGTGCGTCAGTGTAACGTTTGTGGTCTTGTGGGTCGTTGTGTGGCTGTATAGAGACAGTCTGCAGATTGAGGACATTACTGATAAGTACGTGTTTGTGACCGGCTGCGACTCGGGTTTTGGAAACCTGCTATGCAAGAAGCTGGATCGTAGAGGCTTCCATGTCCTGGCTGGCTGTCTCACAGAAAAGGGGGCTGATGACCTGAAAAGGGTGGCGGGGCCTCATTTGAAGACGGTCCTGCTGGATGTTACCAATCAGGACAGCATACAGAAAGCCATGGAGTGGACTAAGAAGGAGGTTGGTGACAACGGTGAGAGAAGATAATCATTATTTGAATGTAACTCGACCCAATAAAACATCACAACTTCTGTTACAAACGCTgtattttgcttgtttttttttattacccaTCATTCCTTTCGTAGGACTTTGGGGCATTGTGAACAATGCTGGACGCTCATTACCCATGGGTCCTTCTGAGTGGATGAAAGTGGAAGATTTCCACAGCACACTTAAAGTCAACATGACTGGGGTGATCGCCATGACGATAACCTTCCTGCCCCTCATCAAAAAGGCTAGGGGCCGTATAGTAAACGTGGCATCGGTGCTGGGAAGGGTCGCTGCGAACGGTGGGGGCTACTGCATCTCCAAGTTTGCAGTAGAGTCATTCTCTGACTGCCTCAGGTCAGAATTCCACAGcctcatcagttttttttttttattatttattttagggcataatcaataatttattccatttatacctcctcctttcctccaaAAAACATCTTCAATTCTTATTCTGAAGACAAATCATTCCAGGCAGAAGCTTCACAGCTTCCTTTCTAAAAGGGAGATGTGATTATTTAtgttacaaaaaaagaagaactataaagtaacatgacatttataaaaaaattctgttttcagGAGAGATATAAACTACTTTGGAATCAACGTGTGCATCATTGAGCCAGGATTTTTCAAGACAGCAGTGACGAGTCTGGATCCCATCGAGAGGGAGCTGCACCGTCTGTGGAACCAGCTCAGCCCTGAAGTACAAGCCAGCTATGGAGACAAGTATCTCGATAGGTGTAAGTAGTCCAATGATGTTTACTGGGACCACCTGGAGTCTGGTAAATCTATTCTCTACTGAATGTTTTggtgaatgaattaaaaatggaacatttgcttaataaaacaaaccaaaaaaaaaaatccctcaacTTACAAATGCTGCAAACATTTGAAgatatttcttgtttttctacattaacAAAATCCctttattttcacaaaaaagAAGTTACTATGCTGTACCTGAAGGCAGCAAATTCGATCAAAAAACCTCTTTCACACACTTcaacaatc
This sequence is a window from Antennarius striatus isolate MH-2024 chromosome 5, ASM4005453v1, whole genome shotgun sequence. Protein-coding genes within it:
- the rdh5 gene encoding retinol dehydrogenase 5, producing MDTHLICNLFRENAWLCVSVTFVVLWVVVWLYRDSLQIEDITDKYVFVTGCDSGFGNLLCKKLDRRGFHVLAGCLTEKGADDLKRVAGPHLKTVLLDVTNQDSIQKAMEWTKKEVGDNGLWGIVNNAGRSLPMGPSEWMKVEDFHSTLKVNMTGVIAMTITFLPLIKKARGRIVNVASVLGRVAANGGGYCISKFAVESFSDCLRRDINYFGINVCIIEPGFFKTAVTSLDPIERELHRLWNQLSPEVQASYGDKYLDRYIKVQRLIMNAVCDSDLTKVTNCMEHALTAAHPRARYSAGWDAKLLWIPLSYMPSCVVDLGLKLVLPRPSKSV